The Paenibacillus sp. RUD330 genome has a segment encoding these proteins:
- a CDS encoding recombinase family protein, producing the protein MEKVCMYLRKSRADIEAEARGEGETLMKHKKALLKVAKLQELNIVKIREEIVSGESLFHRPQMQELLREVTDGLYDAVLVMDMDRLGRGDMEEQGLIQKVFQQSKTKIITPRKVYDLTDEWDEEYSEFEMFMARKELKIINRRLQGGRVRSVEEGNYIGTRPPYGYEIHKSETGRTLVPHPEQKDIVRMIFDWYTSPDKQLGSNKIANRLNDMGIKTYTGIKWTSPSVLTILKNAVYKGTIEWKKKESKKSKEPGKVRTVKMRPQEEVISVKGKHEPLVSEEVFKRAQEVLGAKYHVPYQLENGITNPLAGLIRCGKCGSSMVLRPYTNQKPHLMCYNKFCDNKSSRFEYVEEKFIEAVRIWLEQYKVVWATRKKKDTGNAEIRLKELAINSLEKEHSELETQKSRLHDFLERGIYDVDTYLERSKNLADRMDEIKVSLEKTKKELHSEKQTVKSQKEINPSVVENALKLYHRTEDPAKRNTLMKSIVQIATYTKEKTQRNDQFSLEISPRIRGNQG; encoded by the coding sequence ATGGAAAAGGTGTGCATGTACCTGCGAAAGTCCAGGGCGGATATAGAAGCTGAGGCTCGCGGCGAAGGCGAAACTCTGATGAAGCACAAGAAGGCGCTGCTGAAAGTTGCTAAGCTGCAGGAATTGAACATTGTGAAGATCCGCGAGGAAATTGTTTCGGGGGAAAGTCTCTTTCACCGGCCGCAGATGCAAGAACTGCTCCGAGAGGTCACGGACGGCCTATATGACGCTGTGCTGGTCATGGATATGGATCGCCTGGGCCGGGGTGATATGGAAGAACAAGGCCTTATTCAGAAGGTCTTTCAGCAGAGCAAAACGAAGATCATCACGCCGCGCAAGGTCTATGACCTGACGGACGAGTGGGATGAAGAATACAGCGAGTTTGAAATGTTCATGGCTCGCAAGGAGCTTAAGATCATCAACCGCCGGCTGCAGGGCGGTCGCGTTCGCTCTGTCGAGGAAGGCAACTACATCGGCACCCGCCCTCCCTACGGTTATGAGATCCATAAGTCCGAGACTGGCCGGACTCTCGTTCCGCATCCAGAGCAAAAGGATATTGTCCGCATGATCTTCGACTGGTACACGAGTCCAGACAAGCAGTTGGGCAGCAACAAGATTGCCAACCGCCTCAATGATATGGGCATTAAAACATATACAGGGATTAAGTGGACGTCCCCGTCCGTCCTGACCATCCTAAAGAATGCCGTCTACAAGGGAACAATTGAGTGGAAGAAAAAAGAGAGCAAGAAATCCAAGGAGCCGGGTAAGGTTCGTACTGTTAAGATGCGCCCCCAGGAAGAAGTAATTAGCGTGAAGGGTAAGCATGAGCCGCTAGTCAGCGAAGAGGTCTTCAAACGGGCTCAGGAAGTCTTGGGAGCTAAGTACCACGTGCCCTACCAGCTGGAGAATGGAATTACAAATCCCCTAGCCGGTCTGATCCGTTGCGGAAAATGTGGTTCTTCGATGGTGTTGCGGCCCTACACCAATCAAAAGCCCCATCTGATGTGCTATAACAAGTTTTGCGACAATAAGAGTTCCCGTTTTGAATACGTCGAAGAAAAGTTTATTGAAGCTGTTCGCATTTGGCTTGAGCAATACAAAGTTGTTTGGGCTACTCGGAAGAAAAAGGACACAGGTAACGCTGAGATCCGACTTAAAGAATTGGCTATCAACTCGCTTGAAAAAGAACACTCGGAATTGGAGACACAAAAGAGTCGGCTGCATGATTTTCTGGAGCGAGGGATTTATGATGTCGATACCTACCTGGAGCGTTCGAAGAATCTTGCCGATCGGATGGATGAAATCAAGGTAAGCCTGGAAAAGACAAAAAAAGAACTCCACAGCGAAAAACAGACTGTGAAGTCCCAAAAGGAAATCAATCCGAGTGTCGTTGAAAATGCACTCAAGCTTTATCACCGGACTGAAGATCCGGCGAAACGAAATACGTTAATGAAATCCATTGTGCAGATCGCCACGTACACGAAAGAAAAGACACAACGCAACGATCAATTCAGCCTCGAAATAAGCCCGAGAATACGCGGAAATCAGGGTTAG
- a CDS encoding helix-turn-helix transcriptional regulator — MALFEAGRCLLRQFREDKGITQQELADLAGISRSQLSAYERRKYTMNIEDARSFAEIFNCHIDDLYDWKRID; from the coding sequence ATGGCTCTCTTTGAAGCCGGGCGATGCTTACTCCGTCAGTTCCGAGAAGATAAAGGCATAACACAGCAAGAACTTGCTGACCTTGCCGGTATATCTCGTTCGCAGTTGTCGGCTTATGAAAGAAGAAAGTACACCATGAATATTGAGGATGCCCGTTCCTTTGCGGAAATCTTCAACTGCCACATCGATGACCTGTACGATTGGAAGCGAATTGACTGA
- a CDS encoding accessory gene regulator B family protein — protein sequence MIEQASRKLATYIKEADPEGPSSVEVMAWVIGLALNFFLALVLTAVAGLSTDNLGQTLFAFFSFCLIRFLSGGHHLNSLTWCSIVTALLIFPIPLIDLSKTIVLILSVISVLMFLYFAPFRKQDTNLSHEMSQRMKFLAVLLILSNLYFLNPILALVFFFQSTLLVHKKEVIKVE from the coding sequence GTGATTGAACAAGCATCTAGAAAATTAGCAACATATATAAAGGAAGCAGATCCAGAAGGTCCTTCAAGTGTAGAGGTTATGGCCTGGGTAATAGGGCTTGCGTTAAATTTTTTCTTGGCACTTGTTCTTACGGCTGTCGCTGGTTTAAGCACCGATAATCTTGGCCAAACACTTTTTGCCTTTTTTTCATTTTGCTTGATACGGTTTTTATCGGGCGGGCATCATCTAAATTCACTTACGTGGTGTTCGATCGTAACAGCTCTATTAATTTTTCCAATTCCTCTTATTGATCTTTCGAAGACGATCGTGCTAATATTGTCCGTGATTAGCGTACTTATGTTCTTATACTTCGCCCCATTTCGAAAACAAGACACAAACCTCAGCCATGAAATGTCTCAAAGAATGAAATTTCTCGCCGTTCTATTAATCCTCTCCAACCTTTATTTTCTAAACCCAATACTTGCTCTCGTCTTCTTTTTCCAGTCAACTTTGCTTGTTCATAAAAAGGAGGTGATAAAAGTTGAATAA